One genomic region from Terriglobales bacterium encodes:
- a CDS encoding uracil-DNA glycosylase, with product MSELNQAVIACRLCPRLVAYREEIGRIKRRAYADWNYWAKPVPGFGDPKARVLILGLAPGAHGSNRTGRPFTGDGSGYFMYPVLHETGFASQPTATHRDDGMKLTDAYITAAVRCAPPANKPNPDEIANCSHFLDVELAALRRVRVVVALGKIGFDAYLNHLRRAGVIASRAPYTFGHGVEYQMPNEVILMGAYHPSLQNTNTGKLTKEMFRAVFERARVVAQL from the coding sequence GTGTCCGAATTGAACCAAGCAGTCATTGCTTGTCGGCTGTGCCCCAGACTCGTCGCCTACCGCGAAGAAATTGGACGCATAAAACGCCGCGCCTACGCTGATTGGAATTATTGGGCCAAGCCGGTTCCCGGTTTCGGCGATCCCAAAGCGCGTGTTCTCATTTTGGGACTGGCGCCAGGAGCACACGGCTCAAATCGCACCGGGCGTCCATTTACAGGCGATGGCTCTGGCTACTTCATGTATCCCGTGCTTCACGAGACGGGATTCGCGTCGCAACCCACAGCTACGCACCGTGATGACGGAATGAAACTCACGGATGCGTACATCACTGCAGCGGTCCGGTGCGCGCCGCCGGCGAACAAACCGAATCCTGATGAGATCGCCAACTGCTCGCACTTTCTCGATGTTGAACTCGCGGCATTGCGACGCGTGCGTGTTGTGGTCGCGCTAGGAAAGATCGGATTCGATGCATATCTCAATCATCTGCGTCGGGCAGGAGTTATCGCTTCGCGCGCGCCTTACACCTTTGGTCACGGAGTTGAGTACCAAATGCCAAACGAGGTGATTTTGATGGGGGCTTATCACCCGTCTCTTCAGAACACCAATACGGGGAAACTCACGAAGGAAATGTTTCGAGCGGTGTTCGAACGGGCGAGGGTGGTGGCGCAGTTGTGA
- a CDS encoding exodeoxyribonuclease VII small subunit: MPKFEDCLQQLEKIVEQLEKGDLPLEKSLQLFEEGVRLSNSCRQELEAAEGKVEILMKQGSKLQPEPFEAGKQAAGESQ; this comes from the coding sequence TTGCCCAAATTTGAAGACTGTCTCCAGCAGCTGGAGAAAATCGTCGAACAGCTCGAGAAAGGTGATCTCCCGCTGGAGAAGTCTCTGCAACTCTTCGAGGAAGGCGTGCGTCTGTCCAACTCCTGCCGACAGGAACTGGAAGCTGCTGAAGGAAAAGTTGAGATCCTGATGAAGCAGGGCAGCAAACTTCAGCCAGAGCCATTCGAAGCAGGGAAGCAGGCTGCGGGAGAGAGTCAATAG
- a CDS encoding alpha/beta hydrolase-fold protein, translating to MLNSRRRSLALALVSLCALSVLAQQQPPAPIVSPEVQSDNRVTFRFRDPNAQKVEVALEGRIAHIPMEKDDSGVWSVTTDPLEPDFYGYSFVADGVVLIDPSNPLLKPNLLNTQNMVHIPGPSLPWEVNDVPHGIVHHHFYKSGVVGDQRDYYVYTPPDYNPAKKKKYPVLYLLHGYSDDASGWTAVGRANVILDNLIAQQKATPMIVVMTLGYGDLDMLKRGFRAFNNDDLRERNLENYRKALLTEVIPQVEHEYRTFTDRKSRAIAGLSMGGSESLFVGLTNLDRFGWIGAFSTGGLNENFDQQFTGWNPKDTANLQLLWIACGTEDRLIEVNRRFREWLTSKGVKHTDIDTPGMHTWMVWRRNLAAFAPLLFQK from the coding sequence GTGCTCAACTCAAGACGGCGCAGTCTAGCTCTCGCCCTTGTCAGTCTCTGCGCGCTTTCCGTTCTCGCGCAACAGCAGCCACCCGCTCCCATAGTTTCGCCGGAAGTTCAATCGGACAATCGCGTGACCTTCCGGTTTCGAGATCCAAACGCGCAGAAAGTCGAAGTTGCGCTTGAAGGACGCATCGCGCACATCCCGATGGAAAAGGACGACTCTGGCGTGTGGAGCGTCACGACCGATCCGTTGGAGCCGGATTTCTACGGCTACTCTTTCGTGGCCGATGGCGTTGTCCTGATCGATCCTTCGAATCCGCTGCTGAAACCAAATTTGCTGAATACGCAGAACATGGTCCATATCCCTGGACCATCGCTGCCATGGGAAGTGAACGATGTGCCGCACGGAATAGTGCATCATCACTTCTATAAATCGGGCGTGGTCGGCGATCAGCGCGACTATTACGTGTACACTCCGCCGGACTACAACCCTGCAAAGAAGAAGAAATATCCCGTGCTCTATCTGCTGCACGGCTACAGTGACGATGCCAGCGGCTGGACTGCAGTAGGCCGCGCCAATGTCATTCTCGACAACTTGATCGCGCAGCAGAAAGCAACACCCATGATCGTGGTGATGACGCTCGGATATGGCGATCTCGACATGCTGAAGCGTGGCTTCCGCGCCTTCAACAATGACGATCTACGCGAGCGAAATCTCGAGAACTATCGCAAGGCTCTGCTCACCGAAGTGATTCCGCAAGTTGAGCACGAATATCGAACGTTCACCGACCGGAAGTCGCGCGCAATCGCCGGGCTCTCGATGGGAGGATCGGAATCGCTGTTCGTCGGACTGACTAACCTCGATCGCTTCGGCTGGATTGGCGCATTCAGCACCGGTGGGCTCAACGAAAACTTCGATCAGCAATTCACCGGTTGGAATCCGAAAGATACAGCCAACCTGCAACTGCTCTGGATTGCCTGCGGCACTGAAGATCGTTTGATTGAGGTGAATCGCCGCTTCCGCGAGTGGCTCACCAGCAAGGGTGTAAAGCACACGGATATCGATACTCCTGGCATGCACACTTGGATGGTCTGGCGGCGCAACCTGGCCGCATTTGCACCGTTGCTGTTCCAGAAGTAA